The Candidatus Hydrogenedens sp. genome has a segment encoding these proteins:
- a CDS encoding sugar phosphate isomerase/epimerase family protein: MGKIGIGINLEFVRHADKPFEWGVDKAAELGYEYVEPMVHWGRELLSEAGYFHSVSMLDDPYRIKKACENAGVKLSGLSSHCPLCKPEISTEYLKQGIRFAGECGAPVVNTDEGPKPKWTSVEEDHVLMRYVLMEACAVAEPRGILIGLEPHQQYSKSPEGLDRIYSLVKSPILGINFDTGNSFLSGQDPIAWLEHVSDRLVHLHAKDIAMQQAEAERGKVTGTPVGCACGDGVIDWAKVITILKKTSRDIVMSVECGTIEQAERSIKYLKELLKTVEG; encoded by the coding sequence ATGGGAAAAATAGGTATCGGAATAAATTTAGAATTTGTCCGCCACGCAGATAAACCCTTCGAGTGGGGTGTCGATAAGGCGGCAGAATTGGGCTATGAATATGTAGAGCCGATGGTGCATTGGGGCAGAGAACTACTCAGCGAAGCAGGTTATTTCCACAGCGTTTCCATGTTAGATGACCCTTACCGTATTAAAAAAGCGTGTGAAAACGCAGGTGTCAAACTATCTGGACTTTCTTCCCATTGTCCACTTTGTAAACCAGAAATCAGCACAGAATATCTAAAACAGGGAATCCGATTTGCTGGAGAATGTGGTGCCCCCGTAGTCAATACTGACGAAGGACCTAAACCTAAATGGACCTCCGTAGAAGAAGACCATGTTCTGATGCGATATGTTCTTATGGAAGCATGTGCCGTAGCAGAACCACGAGGAATCCTAATTGGATTAGAACCTCATCAACAATATAGCAAATCCCCCGAAGGGTTAGACCGTATCTATTCCCTTGTTAAATCCCCCATATTAGGTATCAATTTCGACACGGGCAATAGTTTCCTAAGTGGTCAAGACCCAATTGCATGGCTGGAACATGTCAGTGATAGATTAGTTCATTTACATGCAAAAGATATAGCCATGCAACAGGCAGAAGCAGAGCGAGGGAAAGTTACTGGAACGCCAGTCGGTTGTGCTTGTGGTGATGGCGTTATCGATTGGGCAAAGGTTATTACTATCTTGAAAAAAACATCGCGGGACATCGTTATGAGTGTTGAATGTGGAACTATCGAACAAGCCGAACGGAGTATAAAGTACCTTAAAGAATTACTCAAAACTGTTGAAGGCTGA
- a CDS encoding Gfo/Idh/MocA family oxidoreductase: MEHSQMKKHQNMSRRSFIKTTATGLIATASVSAVKSSMAQNNRLGIGVIGCGGRGTHLSQVVKHLQDNDKTVQFKAFCDIYRPRLDKLADIYGGKKYMDYRELLNDKEVDVVIIATPDHHHARQTIEAVKAGKHVYCEKPMTHWTQWELAKQMTEAVKQSDCVFQIGTQAMSDSVWKQMKELVEQGKIGQPVHVECGYFRLGDWGERGMPIDDPNAKPGPDLNWDAFLEDAPKREFDVSRFFRWRMYADYAGGMSTDLYPHILTPVVYTIGVHMPKIVVGIGGKLRYEEREIPDTFDMLINYDNKTDLALLGTQANEYQGTSLRGQNRVPVIRGWEGTLTINEEDIVFWPAKALKTQNPEKIPIQKGENLTDYLRSFIDCCIRKDKNTLSPIDMAFEVQTTLIMGMLSWKNSKMYTYEDGKGPVAL, translated from the coding sequence ATGGAACATTCTCAAATGAAGAAACATCAAAATATGAGTCGTCGTAGTTTTATCAAGACGACAGCAACAGGATTAATTGCGACTGCAAGCGTATCCGCTGTGAAGAGTTCAATGGCTCAAAACAATCGACTGGGAATTGGCGTTATTGGCTGTGGTGGACGTGGTACCCATTTATCTCAGGTAGTAAAACATTTGCAAGATAACGATAAAACAGTGCAGTTCAAGGCATTTTGTGATATATATCGCCCTCGTTTAGATAAATTGGCAGATATTTACGGTGGCAAGAAATATATGGATTATCGAGAATTACTAAATGATAAAGAAGTTGATGTTGTTATTATTGCTACACCTGACCATCACCATGCCCGTCAAACAATAGAAGCGGTAAAAGCAGGCAAACATGTATATTGTGAAAAACCCATGACTCATTGGACACAATGGGAATTAGCAAAACAGATGACAGAAGCAGTAAAACAATCGGACTGCGTCTTCCAAATTGGAACTCAGGCAATGTCAGACAGCGTTTGGAAACAGATGAAAGAACTGGTGGAACAAGGGAAAATCGGTCAACCTGTGCATGTAGAATGCGGTTATTTCCGATTAGGTGATTGGGGCGAAAGAGGTATGCCAATTGATGACCCCAACGCTAAACCTGGACCCGACTTAAACTGGGATGCGTTCTTAGAAGATGCTCCAAAACGTGAATTTGATGTTAGTCGCTTCTTCCGCTGGAGAATGTATGCAGATTATGCTGGTGGAATGTCCACAGATTTATATCCCCACATATTAACTCCTGTTGTCTATACTATCGGCGTCCACATGCCGAAGATTGTCGTCGGTATCGGTGGCAAATTACGCTATGAGGAAAGGGAGATTCCTGATACGTTTGACATGCTTATTAATTATGATAATAAAACTGACTTGGCACTTTTAGGCACGCAGGCAAATGAATATCAGGGGACATCCCTTCGTGGACAAAACCGAGTCCCTGTCATTCGTGGATGGGAAGGGACGTTAACAATAAACGAGGAAGATATCGTGTTCTGGCCTGCTAAAGCACTTAAAACTCAAAACCCCGAAAAAATACCCATTCAAAAAGGAGAAAACTTGACCGATTACCTCCGCAGTTTTATCGATTGCTGTATACGTAAAGATAAAAATACATTAAGCCCGATTGATATGGCATTCGAAGTCCAGACAACATTGATTATGGGTATGCTGTCATGGAAAAACAGTAAGATGTACACCTATGAAGATGGAAAAGGACCTGTGGCATTATAA